A genomic segment from Asterias amurensis chromosome 6, ASM3211899v1 encodes:
- the LOC139938364 gene encoding aspartate dehydrogenase domain-containing protein-like, with product MAKNRRIGIVGFGHLGQFLFKSIQESEDFDIAFVWNRTASALKESVPQQFILENLAGFAERKPDLIVEVAHPLISSQYGEAFLAVADYMVGSPTALADQEVEDKLKEAAKHHGLYIPSGAFWGANDIQKMADRGTLQGLTVTMKKHPSSFKLGSPLKEKNDNALDVGETVLYEGPVRGLCPLAPNNVNTMAAAAIAAHNLGFDKVKGKLVADKSLTDWHIVEVDVTGPGSVEAGNAFTVSTVRRNPAQIGKVTGSATYVSFLSSMQRAHDRGPGVHLC from the exons ATGGCCAAGAATCGGAGGATTGGGATTGTTGGATTTGGACATTTAG GACAGTTTTTGTTCAAGTCGATACAAGAAAGTGAAGACTTCGACATTGCCTTCGTTTGGAACAGAACGGCATCAGCTTTGAAGGAATCGGTTCCACAGCAATTCATCCTGGAAAATCTTGCAGGATTTGCAGAAAG AAAGCCAGATCTCATTGTTGAAGTTGCTCATCCATTGATATCCAGCCAATATGGAGAGGCATTTCTAGCAGTAGCTGATTACATG GTGGGGTCACCCACAGCATTGGCTGACCAGGAAGTAGAAGATAAGCTCAAGGAAGCTGCAAAGCATCATGGGTTATACATTCCAAGTGGTGCATTCTGGGGAGCTAATGACATTCAGAAAATGGCGGACAGGGGAACATTGCAG GGTTTAACAGTTACAATGAAGAAGCATCCCAGCAGCTTTAAGTTGGGCAGTCCATTAAAAGAGAAAAACGATAACGCACTGGATGTCGGTGAGACAGTACTATATGAAG GTCCTGTACGTGGTTTGTGTCCCTTGGCTCCAAACAATGTCAACACTATGGCAGCAGCAGCTATTGCAGCACACAATCTTGGCTTTgataaagtaaaaggaaaactagtCGCTGACAAAAG TCTAACAGATTGGCACATTGTTGAGGTGGATGTGACAGGGCCCGGTAGTGTTGAGGCAGGAAATGCATTCACAGTCTCCACAGTTAGGAGAAACCCGGCGCAGATTGGCAAAGTCACTGGGAGTGCAACCTATGTTTCATTTTTAAGCAGTATGCAAA
- the LOC139938363 gene encoding uncharacterized protein, whose amino-acid sequence MWKVKAMPELELPSMSRSPARQSRASSYRSYSHEALTEAFCWVRNTNGSIYRAAKMFGIPEGTLRDRVKGKIGPEVTKSGPSRVFSLEEETALVNHLNKTALLGFVYSRAEVVDIASAYAVSTNKRDTDHHLTRKWLRLLMTRWPDLNVRKPRSLYLYRAKATSEEVVNAYYTELGQIMTKYKLKDAPECIFCVDEKGLTQNHSPRAISGSSPSSTKSTPLDATRDEEMTVTLIGAGNAVGQQLPPYFVFSGQQMKQEFLNGCSPGADGTVSDSGWSSAEIFKTYLSTHFLKYASSNRSAEEPILLLYDGYLSRTNLALMDWAREQNIVLFVMPAQTSRVWQPIDVECFGQFESAYNSLCHQLMQANTTTWIDRSQICEIACNAYTKALSPESLRSSFKKWGIYPLSSALVNDTRYVSDMPDEAVNKCASVRGDDLAEIVEVKENDLSEEVELGPQADHSYADLPDSRPALLKERKYPLRKRKKKVILSPGEQPMKSPCTRSCSPKSSVGRAKRKVGVPKSTQKDRVKRRVDPNVTKPEPASVCTIYAPAIDVNECGPAREDDSTEQVNLEPQVDQSSADLPDLKPDLLKDREDSMSQTKENTCTSPVVHFRKRQSSYRSYSPTSLTKAFCWVKTKNGSCRGAARRFGIPEGTLRDRVKGRIGPEVTKSGKTPVFSLEEESNLGNHLKKMGVLGFGYSRADILDVATTYAVGVNKREMDQPLSVRWLHSFMKRWPELSVKKPRSLDLYRAKATSEEVVNAYYTELDQIMTKYRLKDAPDRIFSVDEKGLKQYQSPPVIKDTPSTSNPLAETSDMIVTIVGAWNALGQQLPPYFVFPGQCIEQELLKGCSPGADGTISDSGRSSTDIFKTYLSTHFLKYVTTIRSEYEPLLILYDGHLSQINLSLIDWAREQNIVLFVLPSHTSRMLRPLDLGCFGTFESVYNSLCHQRMRANPTTAIDRHAICEIACNAYTKALTTDILRSSFQKWGVYPLNSAVVDNTMYAPALKAVKKCVPETEDNLTEEVDFDPEGGHSSADLPDLRPDLFKESGDSTGQAKKSMCVNPVTAQQTRARSYKSYSPTALSEAFCWVKNKNGSTRDAARRFNVPECTLRDRVSGKVDPEMARSGSPPVFSPEEEKKLVNHLNEMALLGFEYSRVEVRDIISAFAVILNRRKKGHTFGLKWYRTFKKRWPELIVKKPSQSLDRRRANATSEEVVNAYFIELDQIMTKYKLKDAPGRIFFLDDKGLTQNHSPHVIARASSSSTAFDATRDKETVTLIGAGNALGQQLPLYFVFQGQRMRQELLNGCSHGAAGTVSDSGRPDAEIFKKYLSNHFLKCVRPNAKRSRDEPILLLYDGYLSRTNLALIDWARDRNIVLFVLPAHTSHVLQPLDLSCFGPFESVYNSLCHQQMQDNSTTMIDKYSICEIACNAYTSALPLTTDILRSSFHKWGIYPLNSAVVDSTIYAQAPKIVKKCVPETEDDLTEEVNFDPDVDHSSADLPSKEVEPSEDYIAVEVLVRENNLAGVREVGENCFAEELQFGANDFAEQVEVGENDLIEQVTDEDNVLAEPLAFIPQGFQSPADLPSEQVVVGESELSEQVAVEDNVLAEPVAFIPQGFQSPADLSSEQVVVGESELTEQVAVGDNVLAEPVAFIPQGNRSPADLLDSRPDLSKKRGGSLGQRKKKTSISPEIRSRKNSSYRSYSSEALTKAVSWVKSKKVSIRATARRFGVPEGTLRDRVKGKVGPEVTKSGPPPLFSLEEESNLVNHLKKMCELGFGYSTAEVLDLATTYAVNINKRDAGQTLSSHWFHRFQSRWPELSVEKSTGLSEDARDDVLADQMEVGQRGDHSLASLPDSRPDLFKEIEDSIGQRTGVGKKKRGPSFVVSGNANRKKIAKYNVREETSKPTEKKQKKRKKQIKKERR is encoded by the exons ATGTGGAAAGTTAAGGCAATGCCGGAACTAGAACTGCCG AGTATGTCCAGAAGCCCTGCCCGACAATCCAGAGCGAGTTCATACAGGAGCTATTCCCATGAAGCTTTAACAGAAGCATTTTGTTGGGTGAGGAATACAAATGGGTCAATTTACCGTGCTGCAAAAATGTTTGGTATCCCCGAGGGAACACTACGGGATCGTGTCAAGGGGAAAATTGGCCCTGAAGTGACCAAATCAGGACCATCTCGTGTCTTCAGCCTTGAGGAGGAGACCGCTTTGGTGAACCATCTGAATAAAACTGCTCTACTTGGTTTTGTTTACAGCAGGGCTGAAGTTGTAGACATAGCTTCTGCATATGCTGTCAGTACCAACAAACGCGATACAGATCATCATCTTACCCGAAAATGGCTCCGTCTCTTGATGACGAGGTGGCCTGATCTGAATGTCAGGAAGCCACGTAGCCTTTATCTTTACAGAGCAAAGGCAACATCCGAAGAGGTAGTGAATGCATACTACACCGAGCTCGGTCAGATAATGACAAAGTACAAGTTAAAGGATGCCCCTGAATGTATCTTCTGCGTCGATGAAAAAGGTCTGACACAAAACCATTCCCCACGTGCCATCAGTGGTTCGTCTCCTTCATCCACCAAGTCCACCCCACTTGATGCGACAAGGGATGAAGAGATGACCGTGACGCTCATCGGTGCTGGGAATGCAGTGGGTCAGCAACTACCTCCATACTTTGTATTCTCAGGACAACAAATGAAACAAGAGTTCCTTAATGGCTGTTCTCCTGGTGCAGACGGAACTGTCAGTGACAGTGGCTGGTCCAGTGCTGAGATCTTCAAGACATACCTTTCAACACACTTCTTGAAGTATGCTTCTTCAAATAGATCAGCAGAAGAGCCAATACTTCTCCTCTATGATGGCTATCTGTCTCGGACTAACCTAGCACTAATGGACTGGGCACGAGAACAAAACATAGTGCTCTTTGTCATGCCTGCACAAACAAGTCGTGTCTGGCAGCCAATTGATGTAGAATGTTTCGGTCAGTTTGAGAGCGCTTATAATTCCCTCTGCCATCAACTAATGCAAGCTAACACAACAACATGGATTGACAGATCCCAAATTTGTGAGATTGCATGCAACGCTTATACCAAGGCCCTTTCTCCAGAGAGCTTAAGGAGCTCATTCAAGAAATGGGGGATTTACCCGTTGAGTAGCGCTTTGGTGAATGATACTAGGTATGTTTCAGACATGCCAGACGAGGCTGTCAACAAGTGTGCTTCTGTAAGAGGAGATGATTTGGCTGAGATAGTGGAGGTCAAAGAAAATGATTTGTCGGAGGAAGTGGAGCTTGGCCCACAAGCTGACCATTCATATGCCGACCTTCCTGATTCCAGACCTGCTCTTTTGAAGGAGAGAAAGTATccattgagaaaaagaaaaaag AAGGTTATCCTAAGTCCTGGGGAACAACCCATGAAGAGTCCATGCACCAGGAGCTGTTCTCCAAAATCTTCAGTTGGTAGGGCTAAGAGAAAAGTCGGTGTCCCCAAATCCACACAGAAGGATCGTGTCAAGAGGAGAGTTGACCCTAATGTGACGAAACCAGAACCAGCTTCTGTGTGCACCATTTATGCTCCAGCTATAGACGTCAACGAGTGTGGTCCTGCAAGAGAGGATGATTCGACCGAACAAGTGAATCTTGAGCCACAAGTTGACCAATCATCTGCCGACCTGCCTGATTTGAAACCTGATCTTCTTAAGGATAGAGAGGACTCAATGAGTCAAACAAAAGAG AATACGTGCACAAGCCCTGTGGTACACTTCAGGAAGAGGCAAAGTTCATATAGGAGCTATTCTCCAACATCTTTAACAAAAGCTTTTTGTtgggtcaaaacaaaaaatggatcATGTCGTGGTGCTGCGAGGAGGTTTGGTATCCCTGAGGGAACACTACGGGATCGTGTCAAGGGGAGAATTGGCCCTGAAGTGACCAAGTCAGGAAAAACTCCTGTGTTCAGCCTTGAAGAAGAGAGCAACTTGGGGAACCACCTGAAGAAAATGGGTGTACTGGGTTTTGGATATAGCAGAGCAGACATTCTTGATGTGGCTACTACCTACGCTGTCGGTGTCAACAAACGAGAGATGGATCAGCCGCTTAGCGTCAGATGGCTCCATAGCTTCATGAAGAGGTGGCCTGAACTGAGTGTGAAGAAGCCACGAAGCCTTGATCTTTATAGAGCGAAGGCAACATCAGAAGAGGTAGTGAATGCATACTACACCGAGCTCGATCAGATAATGACAAAGTACAGGTTGAAGGATGCCCCTGATCGTATTTTTAGTGTAGATGAAAAAGGTCTGAAACAATACCAGTCCCCACCTGTCATCAAAGATACCCCCTCCACATCAAACCCACTTGCGGAGACAAGCGACATGATTGTGACTATTGTTGGAGCTTGGAATGCGCTTGGCCAGCAGCTACCACCATACTTTGTGTTTCCAGGACAATGTATTGAGCAAGAGCTTCTTAAGGGCTGCTCCCCTGGTGCAGATGGAACCATCAGTGACAGTGGCCGGTCAagcacagacatcttcaaaacaTACCTCTCAACACACTTCTTGAAGTATGTTACTACAATCCGATCGGAATACGAGCCACTACTCATTCTGTATGACGGCCATCTTTCTCAAATCAACCTGTCGCTAATAGACTGGGCACGAGAGCAAAACATAGTGCTCTTTGTCTTACCTTCACACACAAGTCGCATGTTGCGGCCACTGGATCTTGGGTGTTTCGGGACATTTGAGAGCGTTTATAATTCCCTCTGCCATCAACGAATGCGAGCCAACCCAACGACAGCGATTGACAGACACGCAATCTGTGAGATTGCATGCAATGCGTACACCAAGGCCCTTACTACAGACATCTTGAGGAGCTCGTTCCAGAAATGGGGGGTTTACCCGTTGAACAGTGCCGTGGTTGATAATACCATGTACGCTCCAGCCTTGAAGGCTGTCAAGAAATGTGTTCCTGAAACAGAAGATAATTTGACCGAGGAAGTGGATTTTGACCCAGAAGGTGGCCATTCATCTGCTGACCTTCCTGATTTGAGACCTGATCTTTTCAAGGAGAGTGGAGACTCAACTGGACAAGCAAAAAAG AGTATGTGCGTAAACCCTGTGACTGCGCAACAAACCAGAGCGAGGTCATACAAGAGCTATTCTCCCACCGCTTTATCAGAGGCATTTTGTTGGGTCAAGAATAAGAATGGTTCCACTCGTGATGCTGCAAGAAGGTTTAATGTCCCTGAATGCACACTACGGGATCGTGTCTCGGGGAAAGTTGACCCTGAAATGGCTAGGTCAGGATCGCCTCCTGTCTTCAGCCCCGAGGAGGAGAAGAAACTGGTGAACCATCTGAATGAAATGGCTCTACTAGGTTTTGAATATAGCAGAGTAGAAGTTAGAGACATAATCTCAGCATTTGCTGTCATACTCAACAGGCGAAAGAAAGGTCACACATTTGGCCTCAAATGGTACCGTACGTTCAAGAAGAGATGGCCTGAACTCATTGTGAAGAAGCCGTCACAGAGCCTGGATCGTCGTAGAGCAAACGCAACATCTGAAGAGGTAGTGAATGCATACTTTATTGAGCTGGATCAGATAATGACAAAGTACAAGTTGAAGGATGCCCCTGGACGCATATTCTTCCTTGATGACAAAGGTCTGACACAAAACCATTCTCCACATGTCATCGCTCGTGCGTCTTCCTCATCCACTGCATTTGATGCGACAAGGGACAAAGAGACTGTGACTCTTATCGGTGCTGGAAATGCACTGGGTCAGCAACTACCTCTGTACTTTGTATTCCAAGGACAGCGTATGAGACAAGAGCTACTTAATGGCTGCTCTCACGGTGCGGCTGGGACCGTCAGTGACAGTGGCCGGCCAGATGCTGAAATCTTCAAGAAATACCTTTCAAATCACTTCTTGAAATGTGTTAGGCCTAATGCAAAAAGATCGAGAGATGAGCCAATACTCCTCCTCTATGATGGCTATCTGTCTCGGACTAACCTAGCACTGATAGACTGGGCACGTGATAGAAACATAGTGCTCTTTGTCTTGCCTGCACACACAAGTCATGTCCTTCAGCCACTGGATCTTTCATGTTTTGGGCCATTTGAGAGCGTTTATAATTCCCTCTGCCATCAACAAATGCAAGACAACTCAACGACAATGATTGACAAATACTCAATCTGTGAGATTGCGTGCAATGCGTACACCAGTGCCCTGCCCCTGACTACAGACATATTGAGAAGCTCGTTCCATAAATGGGGGATTTACCCGCTGAACAGTGCTGTGGTTGACAGTACCATATATGCTCAAGCCCCGAAGATTGTAAAGAAGTGTGTTCCTGAAACAGAAGATGATTTGACCGAGGAAGTGAATTTTGACCCAGATGTTGACCATTCATCTGCGGACCTTCCTTCCAAGGAAGTGGAGCCCAGTGAAGATTATATTGCTGTGGAAGTGTTAGTCCGAGAAAACAATCTTGCTGGGGTAAGGGAGGTTGgagaaaattgttttgctgAGGAATTGCAATTTGGAGCAAATGATTTTGCTGAACAAGTGGAGGTCGGAGAAAATGATTTAATTGAGCAAGTGACAGACGAGGACAACGTTTTAGCTGAGCCATTGGCTTTCATCCCTCAAGGTTTCCAATCACCTGCCGACCTTCCTTCTGAGCAAGTGGTAGTGGGAGAAAGCGAGTTATCTGAGCAAGTGGCGGTCGAAGACAACGTTTTAGCTGAGCCAGTGGCTTTCATCCCTCAAGGTTTCCAATCACCTGCCGACCTTTCTTCTGAGCAAGTGGTAGTGGGAGAAAGCGAGTTAACTGAGCAAGTGGCGGTCGGAGACAACGTTTTAGCTGAGCCAGTGGCATTCATTCCACAAGGTAACCGATCACCTGCCGACCTACTTGATTCAAGACCTGATCTTTCTAAGAAGAGAGGAGGCTCATTAGGACAAAGAAAGAAG AAGACATCCATAAGTCCAGAGATACGATCCCGGAAGAACTCGTCATATAGGAGCTATTCTTCAGAAGCTTTAACAAAAGCTGTTAGTTGGGTGAAAAGTAAAAAAGTTTCAATTCGTGCTACTGCAAGGAGGTTTGGTGTCCCTGAGGGAACACTACGGGATCGTGTCAAGGGGAAAGTTGGCCCTGAAGTGACCAAGTCAGGACCACCTCCTCTGTTCAGCCTTGAGGAAGAGAGCAACTTGGTAAACCACCTGAAGAAAATGTGTGAACTGGGTTTCGGATATAGCACAGCAgaagttcttgatttggctacaaCATACGCTGTCAATATCAACAAACGTGATGCAGGTCAGACATTAAGCTCCCACTGGTTCCACAGGTTCCAGTCCAGATGGCCTGAATTGAGTGTGGAGAAGTCAACAGGCCTGAGCGAAGATGCAAGAGACGATGTTTTGGCTGACCAAATGGAGGTTGGCCAACGAGGTGACCATTCACTTGCCAGTCTTCCTGATTCAAGACCTGATCTTTTCAAGGAGATAGAAGACTCCATAGGACAAAGAACGGGG GTTGGGAAAAAGAAGAGAGGCCCAAGCTTTGTTGTGTCGGGAAATGCCAACAGGAAAAAGATCGCAAAATACAACGTCAGAGAGGAAACCTCAAAACCAACAGagaaaaaacagaagaaaaggaaaaaacaaataaaaaaggaaagaagATAA
- the LOC139938958 gene encoding dynein regulatory complex subunit 2-like codes for MAPKKKGKKSGKKGKLAKMTEEERILYLEQKMLAEEEMKKKKEDMLNQFLKDKLVKEERNTRFNMYKITHQWRNIMRAAKSKELKRDIEILSQTFERVVDRKDSVIKSLAKDLTEAEEQYGMALRSHLQNMDSLTDLQRSRLDILHSEYGEELAVLMKEFNSERSLIIEQHRREINDLQDILFAMEQNSNDRENDAKQDFQSLRDEIKNKNLEEKHALRIQLEGQVEDLWKQFQQALKSYNETTEERKAHFETLKVKDEKSAKEIEMQMRKLQRISDTISQLKGKMSQNSRESEDRNKDLREQREVIAEHFHELKNQMNRFRDNERSRLTKLTLESNAAIKELTRKTDAGERILKLTEQCRKLETEEEKVLPFYASSLTQEEQEDVQAAVAEPPSEPLAEIMHEYTSLENFWKRYNKVLLDKVALDKEKSTLLEENQQLRTVLKQYLDGISVNDEILSQVNPLFVVNQRTNVQLSVPVTDPRVQRPTQTIVEGAHIIKHTI; via the exons ATGGCACCCAAGAAGAAAGGAAAGAAATCTGGTAAAAAGGGCAAGCTGGCCAAGATGACTGAGGAGGAACGAATCTTATACCTTGAACAAAAGATGCTGGCTGAGGAagaaatgaagaagaagaaagaagacATGCTGAACCAGTTTTTGAAG GACAAGCTAGTCAAAGAAGAGAGGAACACAAGATTCAATATGTACAAGATCACACACCAATGGCGTAACATCATGCGAGCTGCCAAGTCTAAAGAACTCAAAAGAGACATCGAGATCTTGAGTCAGACCTTTGAGAGAGTCGTCGATCGTAAGGATAGCGTCATCAAATCCTTGGCCAAGGACTTAACAGAGGCAGAAGAGCAGTACGGCATGGCACTCAGAAGTCACCTACAAAACATGGACTCACTCACTG ATCTGCAACGGAGTCGTCTGGACATCCTGCACTCAGAGTACGGTGAGGAGCTTGCCGTCCTGATGAAGGAGTTTAATAGTGAGCGATCATTGATCATTGAACAGCATCGTAGGGAGATTAACGACCTACAGGATATCCTCTTTGCCATGGAACAGAACAGCAACGACCGCGAGAACGACGCTAAGCAAGACTTCCAGAGCTTGAGagatgaaatcaagaataaa AACCTTGAGGAGAAGCATGCCTTGAGGATTCAGCTGGAGGGTCAAGTGGAGGATCTATGGAAACAATTCCAACAAGCTCTCAAGAGTTATAATGAGACGACCGAGGAGAGGAAAGCTCACTTTGAGACGCTGAAAGTCAAAGATGAGAAGAGTGCCAAGGAGATTGAGATGCAGATGAGGAAACTACAGAGAATATCT GACACAATATCACAGCTGAAGGGCAAGATGTCACAGAACTCCCGCGAGAGTGAAGACCGAAACAAGGACCTACGAGAGCAGCGCGAGGTCATCGCCGAGCACTTCCATGAACTAAAGAACCAGATGAACCGTTTCCGCGACAATGAGAGGTCGCGCCTCACTAAGCTGACTCTGGAGAGCAACGCTGCAATCAAGGAGCTCACACGGAAGACCGACGCG GGTGAGAGGATATTGAAGCTTACTGAGCAATGTCGGAAACTGGAGACTGAAGAGGAGAAGGTGCTGCCGTTCTACGCCTCAAGTCTGACCCAAGAAGAACAGGAAGATGTTCAGGCAGCTGTAGCCGAGCCACCATCAGAGCCACTGGCAGAG ATCATGCATGAATACACCTCTCTAGAGAACTTCTGGAAGCGTTACAACAAGGTCCTCTTGGACAAGGTGGCGTTGGACAAGGAGAAGTCCACGTTGCTGGAGGAGAACCAGCAGCTGCGGACAGTCCTCAAGCAGTACCTGGACGGCATCTCAGTCAATGATGAGATCCTCAGCCAAGTCAATCCACTCTTTGTGGTCAACCAACGCACCAATGTCCA GCTCTCTGTACCAGTGACAGATCCCCGAGTGCAGAGACCCACACAGACCATCGTAGAAGGTGCACATATCATCAAGCACACTATATAA